A section of the Methanococcus vannielii SB genome encodes:
- a CDS encoding CooT family nickel-binding protein, whose translation MCESTVYLDDGTVIMADVMKIVVNGDNLEFYDILNNKKEIRGKFTLLDLEGHKLIVKEI comes from the coding sequence ATGTGTGAATCAACTGTTTATTTGGATGATGGAACAGTTATAATGGCAGATGTAATGAAAATAGTTGTAAATGGTGATAATTTAGAATTTTATGATATTTTAAATAATAAAAAAGAAATTAGGGGTAAATTTACTCTTTTAGACTTAGAAGGGCATAAATTAATTGTAAAAGAAATTTAA
- a CDS encoding 4Fe-4S dicluster domain-containing protein — translation MKSLMVIDARKCTECNDCISACKKEHGESRAIKTHSVPMFCMHCHPDKAPCRQVCPVDAIEEMEGVLIVNEDACILCRLCMIACPIGALVINNESKSVEKCTLCMETDKMLPACVEACKYNVLKLFSAEDLEELRRENSNMSIILESLKRYKDKDIRKINDNNDK, via the coding sequence ATGAAATCTTTAATGGTAATCGATGCAAGAAAGTGTACAGAATGTAATGATTGTATATCCGCATGTAAAAAAGAACACGGGGAATCTAGGGCGATTAAAACACACTCTGTCCCAATGTTTTGCATGCACTGCCACCCTGATAAAGCACCATGTAGGCAAGTATGTCCTGTAGATGCTATCGAAGAAATGGAAGGCGTACTTATTGTAAATGAAGATGCCTGTATTTTGTGCAGATTGTGCATGATTGCATGTCCGATTGGGGCACTAGTAATAAACAACGAAAGTAAATCGGTTGAAAAATGTACTTTATGTATGGAAACTGATAAAATGCTCCCTGCATGTGTTGAGGCATGTAAATATAATGTCTTAAAGCTCTTTTCAGCAGAAGACTTAGAAGAACTTAGGCGGGAAAACTCAAACATGAGTATAATCCTTGAATCTTTAAAAAGGTATAAAGATAAAGATATTCGTAAAATTAATGATAATAATGATAAATAA
- the acsC gene encoding acetyl-CoA decarbonylase/synthase complex subunit gamma: MKATAMDIYKLLPKTNCGKCGDASCMAFATKLSQKEAELSLCTQLTGLEFEKLSKVLAPAVREITIGVGEKAVKIGGDEVLYRYELTYYNPTAIAVDLSDDMDDCAFEEKLNAIETLEFERTGETLTLNAIALRNKSKDAEKFKKASEKLKNSKLPIILCSFDTKAIDESLEILGSKRPLIYAATEKNIDEMSKIALKHNCPLALFVPNNLEKMKELSRKLRNAGVKDIVLDPGTYIGESIGDTMDNFIMIRRLAVEVNDEDFRYPIMAVPAVCWMNPEENEVLTKMKEATTAAALINRYADVMIVHGIDIWELMPILTLRQSLYTDPRKPQSVESKLYEFGTVDENSPVIMSTNFALTYYTVAGDLKSGKVNCYLLVLDTNGKAVDVAVAGGQFNGKAAAKLIKESRIENIVKHRKLIIPGLAASLSGEIEDESGWEVIVGTRDSSEIPAFLAKIW; this comes from the coding sequence GTGAAAGCTACAGCAATGGATATCTATAAATTACTTCCAAAAACGAACTGTGGAAAATGTGGTGACGCATCTTGCATGGCATTTGCAACTAAACTCTCCCAAAAAGAAGCAGAGTTATCTCTTTGTACACAACTCACGGGTTTGGAATTTGAAAAACTTTCAAAAGTTTTGGCGCCCGCGGTAAGGGAAATTACAATTGGTGTTGGGGAAAAAGCGGTAAAAATTGGTGGTGACGAAGTACTATATCGATATGAACTCACCTACTATAACCCTACGGCAATAGCTGTTGATTTAAGCGATGACATGGACGATTGCGCATTTGAAGAAAAATTAAATGCCATTGAAACGTTAGAATTTGAAAGAACTGGTGAAACTCTCACATTAAATGCGATTGCACTAAGAAACAAGTCAAAGGATGCTGAAAAATTTAAAAAAGCTTCTGAAAAATTAAAAAATTCTAAACTTCCAATAATTCTTTGTTCGTTTGATACAAAAGCAATTGATGAATCACTTGAAATTTTAGGTTCAAAAAGGCCTTTAATTTATGCTGCAACAGAAAAAAACATTGACGAAATGTCAAAAATTGCATTAAAACACAACTGTCCACTTGCCTTATTCGTTCCAAATAATCTTGAAAAAATGAAGGAACTTTCAAGAAAATTGAGAAATGCAGGCGTTAAAGATATTGTACTCGACCCTGGAACGTACATTGGGGAATCAATTGGAGATACAATGGACAACTTCATCATGATAAGAAGACTTGCAGTCGAAGTAAACGATGAGGACTTTAGGTACCCTATAATGGCGGTTCCTGCAGTTTGCTGGATGAATCCTGAAGAAAATGAAGTATTAACCAAAATGAAAGAAGCAACAACTGCCGCAGCACTGATAAATAGATATGCAGATGTAATGATAGTACACGGTATAGATATATGGGAACTAATGCCGATATTAACATTAAGGCAGAGCTTATACACTGACCCAAGAAAACCGCAATCAGTAGAGTCAAAACTCTATGAATTTGGAACTGTTGATGAAAATTCACCAGTCATCATGTCGACAAACTTTGCTTTAACGTACTACACGGTTGCAGGTGACTTGAAATCCGGAAAAGTGAACTGTTATTTGTTAGTATTAGATACTAATGGAAAAGCAGTTGACGTGGCAGTTGCAGGCGGTCAATTTAATGGAAAAGCAGCCGCAAAACTTATAAAAGAGTCAAGGATTGAAAATATTGTTAAACACCGAAAATTAATAATTCCGGGGCTTGCTGCATCCCTTTCAGGTGAGATTGAAGATGAATCAGGATGGGAAGTCATTGTAGGTACTAGAGATTCATCAGAAATTCCTGCTTTCCTAGCAAAAATATGGTGA
- the cdhD gene encoding CO dehydrogenase/acetyl-CoA synthase subunit delta, giving the protein MDTMSQILKLLEKNDYIEINEFRMDVEELELTLMPTLQKVVQKVAEKQLDAKKELENNLAFKYPVNEYPGKVNEVLLGGKNRNTVKLGGQNSLYRFEEPQPNAPVVTFDVFDIPMKGLPRPIKENFEEVMDSPGEWARKAVKEFGADMITLHLIGTDPKVKDKSLKDASKDLEEVLQAVKVPLVIGGSGNPQKDPLVLEMAAEVADGERCLLASANLDLDYQKIARAAVKHNHAVLSWAISDINMQKVLNKALIKEGLTPNDIVMDPTTCALGYGIEFSIDVMTRTRLAALKGEEILQMPMSSGTTNAWGSREAWMKKDEWGPTKYRGPIWEVVTGLTMMLCGVDIFMMLHPLSVKTLKEIGSTLTKEYKSKESQDISEWISKF; this is encoded by the coding sequence ATGGATACGATGTCACAGATACTGAAACTACTCGAAAAAAACGATTACATCGAAATAAATGAGTTTAGAATGGATGTAGAGGAACTTGAACTTACTTTAATGCCAACCCTACAAAAAGTCGTTCAAAAAGTTGCTGAAAAACAATTAGATGCTAAAAAAGAGTTAGAAAATAATTTAGCATTTAAATATCCTGTAAATGAATACCCTGGAAAAGTAAATGAAGTACTCTTAGGTGGAAAAAATAGAAATACAGTAAAACTTGGTGGGCAAAATAGTTTATATCGTTTTGAAGAACCACAACCAAATGCTCCTGTAGTTACTTTTGACGTTTTTGATATTCCTATGAAAGGACTACCTAGGCCGATTAAAGAGAATTTTGAAGAAGTAATGGATAGTCCTGGAGAATGGGCAAGAAAAGCCGTTAAAGAGTTTGGGGCAGATATGATTACACTTCATTTAATTGGGACAGATCCAAAAGTTAAAGATAAATCCTTAAAAGATGCATCAAAAGATTTAGAAGAAGTATTACAGGCAGTAAAGGTTCCATTAGTAATTGGCGGGTCAGGAAATCCTCAAAAAGATCCATTAGTTTTAGAAATGGCTGCAGAAGTTGCAGATGGTGAGAGATGTTTACTTGCATCTGCAAACCTTGATTTGGACTACCAAAAAATTGCACGGGCTGCAGTAAAACATAACCATGCAGTACTTTCTTGGGCGATTTCTGATATAAATATGCAAAAAGTACTGAATAAAGCACTTATAAAAGAAGGACTGACTCCAAATGATATCGTAATGGACCCAACAACATGTGCACTTGGATACGGGATTGAATTTTCAATTGATGTTATGACAAGAACAAGACTCGCCGCTTTAAAAGGAGAGGAAATTCTACAAATGCCAATGTCTTCAGGAACAACAAACGCTTGGGGTTCAAGAGAAGCATGGATGAAAAAAGATGAATGGGGGCCTACTAAATATCGAGGGCCTATTTGGGAAGTAGTAACTGGACTTACGATGATGCTATGCGGGGTTGACATATTCATGATGCTACACCCGCTTTCAGTTAAAACGTTAAAAGAAATCGGTTCAACACTTACAAAAGAATATAAATCAAAAGAATCCCAGGATATTTCCGAATGGATAAGCAAGTTCTAA
- a CDS encoding ATP-binding protein — MIIAVTGKGGVGKTLLSSLIIRNFAKTGKNILAIDADPDSNLPEALGVDVTKTVGDVRENLKKEVKSGNSSPEMDKWGMLDYGVMESIIETPKFDMLVMGRPEGSGCYCAVNNMLRKIIETVSSNYDIVVIDTEAGLEHLSRRTTQNVDTLLVVTDSSKRGILTAKRIQELTKELDISFKNLYLVLNRIKPENEEEILKRVEDFGLDVIGVVYDDEVTSKYDMEGKPLFELPDDSNTVISVSKIIEKILG, encoded by the coding sequence ATGATAATCGCAGTTACTGGGAAAGGAGGCGTTGGAAAAACCCTTCTTTCATCTTTAATAATTAGAAACTTCGCAAAAACAGGCAAAAACATACTCGCAATAGATGCAGACCCAGATTCAAATCTTCCTGAAGCTCTTGGGGTAGATGTCACAAAAACGGTTGGGGATGTTAGGGAAAACTTAAAAAAAGAAGTTAAATCCGGAAATTCTTCGCCAGAAATGGATAAATGGGGTATGCTTGATTATGGGGTAATGGAATCTATTATTGAAACCCCAAAATTTGACATGTTGGTAATGGGTAGGCCTGAAGGCAGTGGTTGCTATTGTGCGGTAAATAACATGCTTAGAAAGATTATCGAAACTGTTTCTTCAAATTATGATATTGTGGTAATAGACACAGAAGCAGGACTTGAACATTTAAGCAGGAGAACGACTCAGAATGTTGATACACTTCTTGTAGTTACTGACTCTTCTAAACGAGGAATATTGACTGCTAAAAGAATACAGGAGCTTACAAAAGAACTTGATATTTCTTTTAAAAACTTGTATCTCGTTTTAAATAGAATAAAGCCTGAAAATGAAGAAGAAATCCTTAAAAGAGTTGAAGATTTTGGACTCGATGTTATAGGCGTAGTATATGACGATGAAGTTACTTCCAAGTATGATATGGAAGGAAAACCATTATTTGAGCTTCCTGATGATTCAAATACTGTAATTTCCGTTTCAAAAATTATTGAAAAAATTTTAGGTTAA
- the cdhC gene encoding CO dehydrogenase/CO-methylating acetyl-CoA synthase complex subunit beta yields the protein MFGDIPVEISPMYEGERIRAANMFVELGGPKSIGAELVLVSESVEDGKITVVGPEIKDMEEGKIYPLGILLEVSGKQLEKDLEGVIERRIHEICNYVQGFMHLNQRDKIWCRVSKDSHKKGFGLNHLGKAISIMFKDEFPIIEEIAVTIMTEEEKVKEFVEKAKLEYEKRDSKARDLSEEDVDSFYGCVMCQSFAPTHVCVITPDRPALCGGINWFDCRAAAKIDPEGPIFEIPKGELLDSVTGEYTSLNNTVAENSQHTFNKVYLHSIFGHPHTSCGCFEAVAFYMPELDGIGVVHRDFKGDTPLGIPFSAMAGQCSGGKQVEGFSGLCVEYMRSPKFLKADGGYERIVWLPKEIKEKILENIPKELHEKIATEEDVSSIHHLKKFLSEKNHPVIKRISELESTEKEPETVFEEEKESNSEMVQFAQVPEMAIPTSGGIKIILKNAKIYAEKVIITKK from the coding sequence ATGTTTGGAGATATACCAGTAGAAATAAGTCCGATGTACGAAGGAGAAAGGATTAGGGCAGCAAACATGTTCGTAGAACTTGGTGGCCCAAAGTCAATTGGCGCAGAACTTGTTTTAGTTTCCGAAAGTGTAGAAGATGGAAAAATTACGGTAGTAGGCCCGGAAATTAAGGACATGGAAGAAGGTAAAATATATCCATTAGGTATTTTATTGGAAGTTTCTGGAAAACAACTTGAAAAAGACCTTGAAGGAGTAATTGAGCGAAGAATTCACGAAATATGTAACTATGTACAGGGATTTATGCATTTAAACCAGCGAGACAAAATCTGGTGCAGAGTTAGTAAGGACTCCCATAAAAAGGGTTTTGGACTAAATCACCTTGGAAAAGCTATTTCAATAATGTTCAAAGATGAATTTCCAATTATTGAAGAAATAGCAGTCACGATAATGACTGAAGAAGAAAAAGTAAAAGAATTTGTTGAAAAAGCAAAATTGGAATATGAAAAAAGAGACAGTAAGGCAAGAGATCTAAGTGAGGAGGATGTTGATTCCTTTTATGGCTGTGTTATGTGCCAATCTTTTGCCCCTACCCACGTATGCGTAATTACACCCGATAGGCCTGCACTTTGTGGAGGCATTAACTGGTTTGACTGTAGGGCTGCTGCAAAAATTGATCCTGAGGGCCCAATATTTGAAATTCCAAAGGGTGAGTTATTAGATTCAGTAACTGGCGAATATACCTCATTAAACAATACTGTTGCAGAAAATTCTCAACACACTTTTAATAAAGTATATTTACACAGCATATTTGGGCATCCCCACACATCATGCGGGTGCTTTGAAGCTGTTGCATTTTACATGCCTGAACTTGATGGTATTGGGGTAGTTCACAGGGATTTTAAAGGGGATACTCCTTTAGGGATACCTTTTTCAGCAATGGCAGGCCAGTGCTCTGGGGGGAAGCAGGTTGAAGGATTTTCCGGGCTATGCGTTGAATACATGAGATCCCCTAAATTTTTAAAGGCAGATGGGGGCTATGAGCGAATAGTATGGCTTCCAAAAGAAATAAAAGAAAAAATATTAGAGAACATTCCCAAAGAACTACATGAAAAAATTGCAACTGAGGAGGATGTTTCAAGTATCCATCACTTGAAAAAATTCTTAAGCGAAAAGAATCATCCTGTAATTAAGAGAATATCTGAATTAGAATCTACTGAAAAAGAACCTGAAACAGTTTTTGAAGAAGAAAAAGAATCAAATTCAGAAATGGTTCAGTTTGCACAGGTTCCTGAAATGGCAATTCCTACGTCAGGAGGAATAAAAATCATATTGAAAAATGCAAAGATATATGCTGAAAAAGTTATCATAACAAAGAAATAG
- the cdhB gene encoding CO dehydrogenase/acetyl-CoA synthase complex subunit epsilon, whose translation MDGDRTTPWQPTVIAGPKHAMLLTPAIAKMMLKKAKRPLFVIGSLIEGDKEIVSFCKDIVENWNLPVAATGNMYKTLTENGVKSKRYGAIEIVNLLKDPEWKGVDGEGSHDLVLFIGVTYYLASQGLSSLKHFAPHLKTLTLCKFFHSNADASFPNMSDSEWIKYLEKTSKI comes from the coding sequence ATGGATGGAGATAGAACAACACCTTGGCAGCCAACCGTAATTGCGGGTCCAAAGCATGCAATGCTTTTAACCCCTGCAATTGCTAAAATGATGCTTAAAAAAGCTAAACGGCCATTATTTGTAATAGGCTCACTTATTGAAGGAGACAAAGAAATAGTTTCATTCTGTAAGGACATTGTTGAAAATTGGAACTTACCTGTTGCTGCAACCGGTAATATGTATAAAACACTTACTGAAAACGGCGTTAAGTCAAAAAGATACGGTGCTATTGAAATTGTAAATTTATTGAAGGACCCAGAATGGAAAGGCGTTGATGGGGAAGGCTCTCACGACTTAGTATTATTTATTGGAGTTACATATTATTTAGCTTCACAAGGATTATCCTCATTAAAACACTTTGCACCACATTTAAAGACTTTAACACTATGTAAATTCTTTCATTCAAATGCTGATGCATCGTTTCCTAACATGTCAGATTCTGAATGGATAAAATACCTAGAAAAAACGTCAAAAATTTAA
- the cdhA gene encoding CO dehydrogenase/acetyl-CoA synthase complex subunit alpha translates to MAFEKTAKKLDDNFWNTKNLKISIGEVSDGKSAKSKLDEPMGPTPKPSVTDLRSWDFKLLKRYPPFYAPFCDMCCLCTYGKCDLLGKKGACGINAEAQQARTVLLASCIGTAAHAGHARHLLHHVIHMHGRDKPIDLGKNIDIEAPIIRTLIGKKPETLGDLEESLAYVEEQLTHLLSACHTGQEGSSLDFESKTFHAGIMDDLAREVADIAQIIAYRMSKGDGDEPLVELGLGTVNKDKPVILCIGHNVAPGAEILDYIEDNDLYEDVEVCGICCTAIDITRYNSAAKVIGPLSKQLKFIRSGVSDVIVVDEQCVRTDILEEAKKNGAVVIATTDKMCLGLPDKTKEDSDLVISELVNGKIDGALILEPKNVGKVAVEVAKKIAKRRESIKALPDVSEISKLAKECTECGWCVRVCPNNRPVMDAVTSAAKGDLTKLAKLYENDMCYACGRCEEECERKLPLVSFITKAGDHHVKNQKFKMRAGRGPVQDVEIRKVGGPIVLGDIPGVVAFVGCSNYPNGGIEMAKMAEELLKRRYIVVATGCAAMSIGEYVDEDGLTLYERYEGIFDAGGLANAGSCVSNAHISGACIKIANIFAKKPLSGNFEEIADYILNRVGACGVAWGAFSQKAAAIAAGVNRWGIPAVLGPHSSKYRRLHLGRIDKKELWDLNDLRTGEVVQGEPAPEHLLYAAETMEEAIVSIVKMCIRPNDTPKGRQLKLSHYIDLYKRYFGELPPDLELFVRNERDVPITYKHDVMENLKEKKWVQREAPKEPSLLLKK, encoded by the coding sequence ATGGCATTTGAAAAGACGGCTAAAAAACTTGATGACAATTTTTGGAATACCAAAAATCTTAAAATATCTATTGGAGAAGTTTCTGATGGTAAATCTGCTAAATCTAAGCTTGATGAACCAATGGGGCCTACGCCAAAACCAAGTGTAACGGATCTTAGATCTTGGGATTTTAAATTATTAAAGAGGTATCCTCCTTTTTACGCACCTTTTTGTGATATGTGTTGTTTATGTACTTATGGAAAGTGTGACCTTTTAGGGAAAAAAGGAGCATGTGGAATCAATGCAGAAGCACAACAGGCAAGAACAGTTCTTTTGGCATCATGCATCGGAACTGCAGCTCATGCGGGGCATGCAAGGCACTTACTGCATCATGTAATACACATGCACGGTAGAGATAAGCCAATAGACCTTGGCAAAAATATTGACATAGAAGCTCCAATTATAAGAACTTTAATTGGTAAAAAACCTGAGACTTTAGGTGACCTTGAAGAATCATTAGCTTACGTTGAAGAACAGTTAACTCACCTTCTTTCTGCATGCCATACGGGTCAGGAAGGAAGTTCTCTTGATTTTGAATCAAAAACATTCCATGCAGGTATTATGGATGACCTTGCAAGAGAAGTTGCAGATATTGCACAAATTATTGCATACAGGATGTCAAAAGGAGACGGTGATGAGCCATTAGTTGAACTTGGACTTGGAACCGTAAATAAAGATAAACCTGTAATATTATGTATTGGGCATAACGTAGCACCGGGTGCAGAAATACTTGACTATATCGAAGACAACGATCTTTACGAAGACGTTGAAGTTTGTGGTATATGTTGTACTGCAATAGATATTACAAGATATAATTCGGCTGCAAAGGTTATCGGGCCACTATCAAAACAGCTTAAATTTATTCGAAGTGGTGTTTCAGACGTTATTGTCGTAGATGAACAGTGCGTTAGAACTGATATATTAGAAGAAGCTAAAAAGAATGGCGCAGTAGTTATTGCAACAACGGATAAAATGTGCCTTGGACTTCCAGATAAGACTAAGGAAGACTCAGATTTAGTTATAAGTGAATTAGTAAATGGAAAAATTGACGGGGCACTTATTCTTGAACCAAAAAATGTAGGAAAAGTTGCAGTAGAAGTTGCTAAAAAAATTGCAAAAAGAAGAGAAAGTATAAAAGCACTTCCGGACGTTTCAGAAATTTCAAAGCTTGCAAAGGAATGTACTGAATGTGGATGGTGCGTAAGAGTATGTCCAAATAATAGGCCTGTAATGGATGCAGTAACTTCTGCAGCAAAAGGAGACCTTACAAAGCTTGCAAAACTCTATGAAAATGATATGTGTTATGCATGCGGACGATGTGAAGAGGAATGTGAAAGAAAGCTTCCTTTAGTTTCATTTATAACTAAAGCAGGAGACCACCACGTTAAAAATCAAAAATTCAAAATGCGAGCAGGAAGAGGTCCAGTTCAAGACGTTGAAATTAGAAAAGTTGGTGGCCCTATCGTTTTAGGAGATATTCCGGGAGTAGTAGCATTTGTTGGATGTTCAAATTATCCAAATGGCGGCATTGAAATGGCTAAAATGGCTGAAGAGCTATTAAAAAGGAGATATATCGTTGTAGCGACAGGTTGTGCTGCAATGTCAATTGGAGAATACGTTGATGAAGACGGACTTACTCTTTATGAACGATATGAAGGTATTTTTGATGCAGGGGGACTTGCAAATGCGGGTTCTTGTGTTTCAAATGCACACATTTCTGGAGCATGCATAAAAATTGCAAATATTTTTGCTAAAAAGCCACTTTCAGGAAATTTTGAAGAAATTGCAGACTATATTTTGAATAGGGTTGGGGCATGTGGAGTTGCATGGGGAGCATTTTCTCAAAAAGCAGCAGCAATTGCCGCAGGAGTTAACCGGTGGGGTATTCCTGCAGTTTTAGGGCCACATAGTTCAAAATATAGGCGACTACATCTTGGAAGAATAGATAAAAAGGAATTATGGGATTTAAATGATTTAAGAACTGGGGAAGTAGTTCAAGGGGAACCTGCTCCAGAACATCTACTGTATGCTGCAGAAACAATGGAAGAAGCAATAGTAAGTATTGTAAAAATGTGTATACGGCCAAATGACACCCCAAAAGGAAGGCAACTAAAACTTTCACACTATATTGACTTATATAAGAGGTATTTCGGTGAATTACCGCCAGATTTAGAATTATTTGTAAGAAATGAAAGGGACGTTCCAATCACTTACAAACACGACGTAATGGAAAACTTAAAGGAAAAAAAATGGGTTCAAAGGGAAGCTCCAAAAGAACCATCCTTGCTTTTGAAAAAATAA
- a CDS encoding DUF166 domain-containing protein: MRIIVLYSGNYGERVLNNILTKFAPNIISVYEFEENLPEYIEDIENYVPDNLPECDLLVVTGLHGDINLVTCKIANKTGAKSVIIESHSQKQLPFGIRSEITESLLNVKCVFPKPFCSLKPVGDIYIDEFVKYFGAPKIEIIGEKFIKSVIVHRNAPCGSTKYIAENLTGYPLNEAEIESGNKLHNYPCLASMEFDNEFSDTILHLAGYKIKEAVKKSLGFSNMVLNVNSNCKGVECGFKCYNICPVVKMGEKAVEIIDKTAKINYLYCGLCMKCIRECPFNAIISLKYS, encoded by the coding sequence CGGTGAACGGGTTTTAAATAATATTTTAACCAAATTTGCACCAAATATTATATCAGTTTATGAATTTGAAGAAAATTTACCCGAATATATCGAAGATATTGAAAATTACGTCCCAGATAATTTACCAGAATGTGATTTACTGGTAGTAACTGGGTTACACGGCGATATTAATTTAGTTACCTGTAAAATTGCTAACAAAACCGGTGCAAAATCTGTAATAATTGAATCACATTCTCAAAAGCAGTTACCGTTTGGCATACGATCTGAAATTACTGAAAGCCTTTTAAATGTAAAATGTGTATTTCCAAAGCCATTCTGTTCTTTGAAACCTGTTGGTGATATTTATATTGATGAATTTGTAAAATATTTTGGAGCTCCAAAAATTGAAATAATCGGGGAAAAATTTATTAAATCAGTAATTGTACATAGAAATGCTCCTTGCGGTTCTACAAAATACATTGCAGAAAATTTAACTGGTTATCCATTAAATGAAGCAGAAATTGAGTCAGGAAATAAATTACATAATTACCCCTGCTTAGCATCGATGGAGTTTGATAACGAGTTTTCTGATACAATACTGCATCTTGCAGGTTATAAAATAAAAGAAGCAGTTAAAAAATCTTTAGGATTTTCAAACATGGTTTTAAACGTAAATTCTAATTGCAAGGGGGTAGAATGCGGGTTTAAATGCTATAATATATGCCCCGTAGTTAAAATGGGTGAAAAGGCAGTAGAAATAATCGATAAGACTGCAAAAATTAATTATTTATACTGTGGCCTATGTATGAAATGTATTCGAGAATGCCCCTTTAATGCAATAATCTCTTTAAAGTATAGTTAA